The following are from one region of the Sandaracinus amylolyticus genome:
- the leuB gene encoding 3-isopropylmalate dehydrogenase produces the protein MTSARIVVLGGDGIGPEVTEAALHVLGVAAKRGGKSFETRDELLGGIAIDATGEAMPERTREACVAADAVLLGAVGGPKWDDPRAKTRPEAGLLGLRKAMGVFANLRPVRLHAALADASPLRRDRIEGADMVFVRELTGGLYFGTPKGRAVENGVERAFDTLVYDQKEIERVVDLAFRLAAPRKKKVTSVDKANVLESSRLWREVAVKVASRHAGIALEHQLVDSCAMKLLTHAKDFDVIVTENMFGDILTDEAAALAGSLGLLPSASLGEGPRGLYEPIHGSAPDIAGKGLANPVGAILSAAMLARHSLGWTDEAAAIERGVDAAIAKGARTRDLGGTLGTREMTNAVVDAMQGGGA, from the coding sequence ATGACGAGCGCTCGGATCGTGGTGTTGGGCGGAGACGGCATCGGCCCCGAGGTGACGGAGGCCGCGCTCCACGTGCTCGGCGTGGCGGCGAAGCGCGGCGGCAAGTCGTTCGAGACGCGCGACGAGCTGCTCGGCGGCATCGCGATCGACGCGACCGGCGAGGCGATGCCCGAGCGCACGCGCGAGGCGTGCGTCGCGGCGGATGCCGTGCTGCTCGGCGCGGTCGGCGGGCCGAAGTGGGACGATCCGCGCGCGAAGACGCGCCCCGAGGCGGGCCTGCTCGGGCTGCGCAAGGCGATGGGCGTGTTCGCGAACCTGCGCCCGGTGCGCCTGCACGCCGCGCTCGCGGACGCGTCGCCGCTGCGCCGCGATCGCATCGAGGGCGCGGACATGGTGTTCGTGCGCGAGCTGACCGGTGGTCTCTACTTCGGCACGCCGAAGGGACGCGCGGTGGAGAACGGCGTCGAGCGTGCATTCGACACGCTCGTGTACGACCAGAAGGAGATCGAGCGCGTCGTCGATCTCGCGTTCCGCCTCGCGGCGCCGCGCAAGAAGAAGGTCACGAGCGTCGACAAGGCGAACGTGCTCGAGAGCTCGCGCCTGTGGCGCGAGGTCGCGGTGAAGGTCGCATCGCGCCACGCGGGCATTGCGCTGGAGCACCAGCTGGTGGACTCCTGCGCGATGAAGCTGCTGACGCACGCCAAGGACTTCGACGTGATCGTCACCGAGAACATGTTCGGTGACATCCTCACCGACGAAGCCGCCGCGCTCGCGGGATCGCTGGGCCTGCTCCCGAGCGCGTCGCTCGGCGAGGGCCCGCGCGGGCTCTACGAGCCGATCCACGGCTCGGCGCCGGACATCGCGGGCAAGGGCCTCGCGAACCCGGTCGGCGCGATCCTGAGCGCCGCGATGCTGGCGCGTCACTCGCTCGGCTGGACCGACGAAGCGGCCGCGATCGAGCGCGGTGTGGACGCCGCGATCGCAAAGGGCGCGCGCACGCGCGATCTCGGTGGCACGCTCGGGACCCGCGAGATGACCAACGCGGTCGTGGATGCGATGCAGGGAGGCGGAGCGTGA
- the maeA gene encoding oxaloacetate-decarboxylating malate dehydrogenase: protein MTGVVSRASGAAREVEIRYDAQGAPYLATTLRGAQLLRHPLTNKGAAFDREERRALGLEGLLPPAITTLEQQVERAYAGFGLQTTALGRNLYLRGIQDRSDVIFQALLAAHLEELLPYVYTPTVAEAIERFDHVHQEPKGLVITYDDIERIDALLAAWPADDVRVVVATDASAILGIGDRGHGGIGISIGKLSLYGAAGVDPARTMPVLLDAGTDRDSLREDPLYQGVRRERARGQAYLSLVDAFVGALARRYPRALLQWEDLAKDAAIDVLHRHRRSMPSFNDDVQGTGAVALAGLLAACAGKGERLRDQRVVIHGAGAGGAGVAMAIQAGMRREGLSDEEARARVLVLDSRGLLVEGAKMEAYKGPLAQRRAAIESWPSFSGRNGGAVTGERPDLLETVREGRATVLIGLSGQAGAFDETIVKQLASQCARPIVLALSNPITSCEARPADVLAWTEGRAIVATGSPFAPVELGGKRFVIGQGNNAFVFPGIGLGAMLSGSSEITDQMVLEAAYALADYVQERHLSSGAIYPPIRELREVSAHVAARVMRRAVDDGVGTWPEGADPDPVAFVRARSWAPRHLPVRPA, encoded by the coding sequence GTGACCGGCGTCGTCTCCAGAGCTTCGGGCGCGGCGCGCGAGGTGGAGATCCGATACGACGCGCAGGGCGCGCCGTACCTCGCGACCACGCTGCGCGGCGCGCAGCTGCTGCGTCATCCGCTGACGAACAAGGGCGCGGCGTTCGATCGCGAGGAGCGCCGCGCGCTCGGCCTCGAGGGGCTGCTGCCGCCCGCGATCACGACACTCGAGCAGCAGGTCGAGCGCGCGTACGCGGGCTTCGGGCTGCAGACGACGGCGCTCGGTCGCAACCTCTACCTGCGCGGCATCCAGGATCGCAGCGACGTGATCTTCCAGGCGCTGCTCGCCGCGCACCTCGAGGAGCTGCTGCCCTACGTCTACACGCCGACCGTCGCCGAGGCGATCGAGCGCTTCGATCACGTGCACCAGGAGCCCAAGGGGCTGGTGATCACGTATGACGACATCGAGCGCATCGACGCGCTGCTCGCGGCGTGGCCCGCGGACGACGTGCGCGTGGTGGTCGCGACCGACGCGTCGGCGATCCTCGGCATCGGCGATCGCGGTCACGGCGGCATCGGCATCTCGATCGGCAAGCTCTCGCTCTACGGCGCTGCGGGCGTCGATCCCGCGCGCACGATGCCGGTGCTGCTCGACGCGGGCACCGATCGCGACTCGCTGCGCGAAGATCCGCTCTACCAGGGCGTGCGTCGCGAGCGTGCGCGCGGTCAGGCGTATCTCTCGCTGGTCGACGCGTTCGTCGGCGCGCTCGCGCGTCGTTATCCGCGCGCGCTGCTGCAGTGGGAGGACCTCGCGAAGGACGCGGCGATCGACGTGCTGCATCGTCATCGCCGCTCGATGCCGTCGTTCAACGACGACGTGCAGGGCACGGGCGCGGTCGCGCTCGCGGGCCTGCTCGCGGCGTGCGCCGGCAAGGGTGAGCGGCTGCGCGACCAGCGTGTCGTGATCCACGGCGCGGGGGCGGGTGGCGCGGGCGTCGCGATGGCGATCCAGGCGGGCATGCGCCGCGAGGGGCTGAGCGACGAAGAGGCGCGCGCGCGTGTGCTCGTGCTCGACTCGCGCGGCCTGCTGGTCGAAGGCGCGAAGATGGAGGCCTACAAGGGGCCGCTCGCGCAGCGTCGCGCCGCGATCGAGAGCTGGCCTTCGTTCTCTGGGCGCAACGGCGGCGCAGTCACCGGTGAGCGCCCCGATCTGCTCGAGACCGTGCGCGAGGGTCGTGCGACCGTGCTGATCGGCCTGAGCGGTCAGGCCGGCGCGTTCGACGAGACGATCGTGAAGCAGCTCGCGTCGCAGTGCGCGCGCCCGATCGTGCTCGCGCTCTCGAACCCGATCACGTCGTGCGAGGCGCGTCCCGCCGACGTGCTCGCGTGGACCGAGGGGCGCGCGATCGTCGCGACGGGCTCGCCCTTCGCGCCGGTCGAGCTCGGTGGCAAGCGCTTCGTGATCGGCCAGGGCAACAACGCGTTCGTGTTCCCCGGCATCGGCCTGGGCGCGATGCTCTCGGGCTCGTCCGAGATCACCGACCAGATGGTGCTCGAGGCCGCGTACGCGCTCGCCGACTACGTGCAGGAGCGCCACCTCTCGAGCGGCGCGATCTACCCGCCGATCCGCGAGCTCCGCGAGGTCTCGGCGCACGTCGCCGCGCGCGTGATGCGTCGCGCGGTCGACGACGGAGTCGGCACCTGGCCCGAGGGCGCGGATCCCGATCCCGTCGCGTTCGTGCGCGCGCGCTCGTGGGCTCCGCGCCACCTCCCGGTGAGGCCCGCGTGA
- the pheA gene encoding prephenate dehydratase, with the protein MSDDPRASTESLITPLPTPENGVPVPDLALARQRIDSIDDRILDLLAERAEVVGAVRRAKQASGAPALDPEREKALLERLLERGAGRFPKPAILAVFREILSGCVSLQARVTVAYLGPQGTYSHAAARALFGYAPQYIEEATIDGVFESVRRGRAVYGVVPIENSTEGSVAGAIDALIEGGCRIRRELVLPIKHCLLSNVESLSEVRRVYSHPQALAQCRKYLANNLPQAQIVHTASTALAVREAGGDASGAAIGSSLAGEIMGVPVLREGIQDIAFNATRFVMIGKDDAKPTGRDRTTFTFIIADETERGALRRTLGVLEDNGVNMTRIESRPSRDRAWRYVFVIDVEGHREDENVAAALAALETRVQALTVLGSYPRYPDVETK; encoded by the coding sequence GTGAGCGACGACCCGCGCGCCTCGACCGAGTCGCTCATCACGCCGCTGCCGACGCCGGAGAACGGCGTGCCCGTGCCCGATCTCGCGCTCGCGCGGCAGCGCATCGACTCGATCGACGATCGCATCCTCGACCTCCTCGCCGAGCGCGCGGAGGTCGTGGGCGCGGTGCGTCGTGCGAAGCAGGCGAGCGGCGCGCCCGCGCTCGATCCCGAGCGCGAGAAGGCGCTGCTCGAGCGTTTGCTCGAGCGCGGCGCGGGTCGCTTCCCAAAGCCGGCGATCCTCGCGGTGTTCCGCGAGATCCTGAGCGGCTGCGTGTCGCTCCAGGCGCGCGTGACCGTCGCGTATCTCGGTCCGCAGGGCACGTACTCGCACGCGGCGGCGCGGGCGCTCTTCGGCTACGCGCCGCAGTACATCGAGGAAGCGACGATCGACGGAGTGTTCGAGTCGGTGCGTCGCGGTCGCGCGGTCTACGGCGTGGTGCCGATCGAGAACTCGACCGAGGGATCGGTCGCGGGCGCGATCGACGCGCTGATCGAAGGTGGCTGTCGCATCCGTCGCGAGCTGGTGCTGCCGATCAAGCACTGCCTGCTCTCGAACGTCGAGTCGCTCTCCGAGGTGCGCCGCGTCTACTCGCACCCGCAGGCGCTCGCGCAGTGCCGCAAGTACCTCGCGAACAACCTGCCGCAGGCGCAGATCGTCCACACCGCGTCGACCGCGCTCGCGGTGCGCGAGGCCGGTGGCGACGCGAGCGGCGCGGCGATCGGAAGCTCGCTCGCGGGCGAGATCATGGGCGTGCCGGTGCTCCGCGAGGGCATCCAGGACATCGCGTTCAACGCGACGCGCTTCGTGATGATCGGCAAGGACGACGCGAAGCCGACCGGCCGTGATCGCACGACGTTCACGTTCATCATCGCCGACGAGACCGAGCGCGGCGCGCTGCGGCGCACGCTCGGGGTGCTCGAGGACAACGGCGTGAACATGACGCGCATCGAGTCGCGGCCGAGCCGTGATCGTGCATGGCGCTACGTGTTCGTGATCGACGTCGAGGGGCACCGCGAGGACGAGAACGTCGCGGCCGCGCTCGCCGCGCTCGAGACGCGCGTGCAGGCGCTGACGGTGCTCGGCAGCTACCCGCGCTACCCGGACGTCGAGACGAAGTGA
- a CDS encoding tetratricopeptide repeat protein — protein MSLLRALFVLLVLALIAPASVRAQRDDARALFEQAREALSAGDFATARDLLVRSLALASNVGSAFNLAIALRGTGEVQRAIETFEALLAERYGALSPEQRREVESFLARSQRELGHLSVRVIGADAIELRIDGVLVATAPDGDVVETAVDPGEHVVTASAPRRTSYEERIVVERGARRTIRAELGSTLPGTLVVESPTPEAIVEILGVVRGAGSIRRDLPPGEYRIAVADGAGRRETTARVDSGELMRVVLAGPSAGTPIVESPWLWSGIALAVASAIVGIAVPLTVTQEEAPVSDPIYGVVVTLTTP, from the coding sequence GTGAGCCTCCTCCGCGCCCTCTTCGTGCTGCTCGTGCTCGCGCTGATCGCGCCCGCGTCGGTGCGCGCTCAACGCGACGACGCGCGTGCCCTCTTCGAGCAGGCGCGAGAAGCGCTGAGCGCAGGCGACTTCGCGACCGCGCGTGATCTCCTCGTGCGCTCGCTCGCGCTCGCGTCGAACGTCGGATCGGCGTTCAACCTCGCGATCGCGCTGCGCGGCACCGGCGAGGTCCAGCGTGCGATCGAGACGTTCGAGGCGCTCCTCGCCGAGCGCTACGGCGCGCTCTCGCCGGAGCAGCGACGCGAGGTCGAGTCGTTCCTCGCGCGCTCGCAGCGCGAGCTCGGACATCTCTCGGTGCGCGTGATCGGTGCCGATGCGATCGAGCTGCGCATCGACGGAGTGCTCGTCGCGACCGCGCCCGACGGCGACGTCGTCGAGACCGCGGTGGATCCCGGTGAGCACGTCGTCACCGCATCCGCGCCGCGCCGCACCAGCTACGAGGAGCGCATCGTCGTCGAGCGCGGCGCACGCCGGACGATCCGCGCCGAGCTCGGCTCGACGCTTCCCGGAACGCTCGTGGTCGAGAGCCCGACCCCCGAGGCGATCGTCGAGATCCTCGGCGTCGTGCGCGGCGCAGGATCGATCCGACGCGACCTCCCGCCGGGCGAGTACCGGATCGCGGTCGCGGACGGCGCGGGACGGCGCGAGACCACGGCGCGCGTCGACAGCGGCGAGCTCATGCGCGTCGTGCTCGCGGGGCCGAGCGCGGGCACGCCGATCGTCGAGAGCCCGTGGCTGTGGTCGGGCATCGCGCTCGCCGTGGCCAGCGCGATCGTCGGGATCGCGGTGCCGCTCACGGTGACGCAGGAAGAAGCGCCAGTCTCGGATCCGATCTACGGCGTCGTCGTCACGTTGACGACGCCGTGA
- a CDS encoding serine/threonine-protein kinase → MRVARSAISGERRSDRGAIGLEVGVHGHLSALGARIQWRPMRWLRPRRASAYEHLSDIASGGVGRVELVRRREGSFERLYARKRLHDAHRDDADFRTMFFDEARIAGLVRHPNVVSVLDVGEDDEGPYLVMEYVEGVPASAIVQQAIARRAEVPLQLALRIGIEAALGLHAAHELTGPSGEPLALVHRDVSPQNILVGFDGVTRVTDFGVAKAFGRTTRTATGVLKGKLGYMAPEQLRFEEVDRRADLFSLGIVLYELLARRRLYRNVDGHDGVRRILHEAPPDLGDVRADAAPELVELVFSMLAKDPARRPRTALDVARVLEDVLTDAIAQEGRLDIGEHLREIFADELARQRERSRAPARVAISRGRRTALTASIVAGVIAAVVSVWASLTPDEHAEAPPMPPPVAAPPIAAPAPQPEPVIEATPPAAHDASETDVVTPGAPAPRARRAARASRRPASESRTKIPMWEWE, encoded by the coding sequence GTGCGCGTCGCACGCAGCGCGATCTCCGGAGAGCGCCGCAGCGATCGCGGCGCGATCGGCCTCGAGGTGGGCGTGCACGGGCATTTGTCGGCGCTCGGGGCGAGGATACAATGGCGCCCGATGCGCTGGCTCCGTCCACGCCGCGCGAGCGCGTACGAGCATCTCTCGGACATCGCCAGCGGGGGCGTCGGGCGAGTCGAGCTGGTGCGTCGTCGCGAGGGCTCGTTCGAGCGCCTCTACGCGCGCAAACGCCTGCACGACGCGCATCGCGACGATGCGGACTTCCGCACGATGTTCTTCGACGAGGCGCGCATCGCGGGGCTCGTGCGGCACCCGAACGTCGTCAGCGTGCTCGACGTCGGGGAGGACGACGAGGGCCCCTACCTCGTCATGGAGTACGTCGAGGGCGTGCCCGCGTCGGCGATCGTCCAGCAAGCGATCGCGCGCCGCGCCGAGGTGCCGCTGCAGCTCGCGCTGCGCATCGGCATCGAGGCGGCGCTCGGGCTCCACGCCGCGCACGAGCTCACCGGGCCGAGCGGCGAGCCGCTCGCGCTCGTGCATCGCGACGTCTCGCCGCAGAACATCCTGGTCGGGTTCGACGGCGTCACGCGCGTGACCGACTTCGGCGTCGCGAAGGCGTTCGGTCGCACCACGCGGACCGCGACCGGCGTGCTCAAGGGCAAGCTCGGCTACATGGCGCCCGAGCAGCTGCGCTTCGAGGAGGTCGATCGACGCGCCGATCTCTTCTCGCTCGGCATCGTGCTGTACGAGCTGCTCGCGAGGCGCCGGCTCTATCGCAACGTCGACGGACACGACGGCGTGCGGCGCATCCTGCACGAGGCGCCGCCGGATCTCGGCGACGTGCGCGCCGACGCGGCGCCTGAGCTCGTCGAGCTCGTGTTCTCGATGCTCGCGAAGGATCCCGCGCGCCGCCCGCGCACCGCGCTCGACGTCGCGCGCGTGCTCGAGGACGTGCTCACGGACGCGATCGCACAGGAGGGCCGGCTCGACATCGGCGAGCACCTTCGCGAGATCTTCGCCGACGAGCTCGCACGGCAGCGCGAGCGCTCGCGTGCTCCGGCGCGCGTGGCGATCTCGCGCGGACGACGAACCGCGCTCACCGCGAGCATCGTCGCGGGTGTGATCGCGGCCGTGGTCTCGGTGTGGGCGAGCCTCACGCCCGACGAGCACGCCGAAGCGCCTCCGATGCCGCCCCCCGTCGCGGCCCCGCCGATCGCCGCGCCCGCGCCGCAGCCCGAGCCGGTGATCGAGGCCACACCTCCCGCGGCGCACGATGCATCGGAGACGGATGTCGTGACCCCCGGCGCGCCGGCGCCCCGTGCTCGGCGCGCTGCACGCGCGTCGCGGCGCCCTGCCAGCGAATCGCGCACGAAGATTCCGATGTGGGAGTGGGAGTGA
- a CDS encoding winged helix-turn-helix domain-containing protein translates to MSPSRLRSADDVDRASAVRVLAASARHAALALDAARVAELDDRIAEARPTSTDVAAELVAAWRALLSGAHALASELAGTCGARASELRQPDLVVDAASLAALARLASGDLASGVKAARRASRMARTEGIPLCEALAHLVLARARRASGHAHLALRITRALAALPVTSHRAWLAFEHALAGGSASVDDGRSLASALHAWCDAAESGSRARFDDATRALHTSAASAPAFLRDDVETLVLACDPDRDPRGTSLEGFLLGATSEMPPALHGVATTRGLVTEPAILYALQRRGSPPRRVVRLGRGLAGDDLPALQQSRRHQGRAETVVATLLLAGPRGLDEGECFRAVYGFEFVPEIHRGALDVALHRAREWLGGIARLERQGSHVRLDAERGLVCPDPRAGRSLADKILAALAEDRGRSAKELAEAVGAPLRAAQAALATLVEDGACEARRAGRVLEYHLEDTTFSEPTYVR, encoded by the coding sequence ATGTCGCCGTCGCGTCTCCGGAGCGCCGACGACGTGGATCGCGCATCGGCGGTGCGGGTGCTCGCGGCGAGCGCACGACATGCCGCGCTCGCGCTCGATGCGGCGCGGGTCGCGGAGCTCGACGATCGGATCGCCGAAGCACGGCCCACCTCGACCGACGTCGCGGCCGAGCTGGTCGCGGCGTGGCGCGCGCTGCTCTCGGGCGCGCACGCGCTCGCGTCGGAGCTCGCGGGCACTTGTGGCGCGCGCGCGTCGGAGCTCCGTCAGCCCGATCTCGTCGTCGACGCCGCATCGCTGGCGGCGCTCGCGCGTCTCGCGTCGGGCGACCTCGCGTCGGGCGTGAAGGCCGCGCGCCGCGCGTCGCGCATGGCGCGCACCGAAGGGATCCCCCTCTGCGAGGCGCTCGCGCACCTGGTCCTCGCGCGCGCACGGCGCGCGAGCGGGCACGCGCACCTCGCGCTGCGGATCACACGCGCGCTCGCCGCGCTGCCGGTCACGTCGCACCGCGCATGGCTCGCGTTCGAGCACGCGCTCGCCGGAGGCAGCGCATCGGTCGACGACGGCCGCTCGCTCGCATCGGCGCTCCACGCCTGGTGCGACGCCGCCGAGTCGGGGTCGCGCGCGCGCTTCGACGACGCGACGCGCGCGCTCCACACGAGCGCGGCGAGCGCGCCCGCGTTCCTGCGCGACGACGTGGAGACGCTCGTGCTCGCGTGTGATCCCGATCGTGATCCGCGCGGCACCTCGCTCGAGGGGTTCTTGCTCGGCGCGACCTCGGAGATGCCGCCTGCGCTCCACGGCGTCGCGACGACGCGGGGCCTCGTGACCGAGCCGGCGATTCTCTACGCGCTCCAGCGACGTGGGTCACCGCCGCGTCGTGTGGTGCGCCTCGGTCGCGGGCTCGCCGGCGACGACCTGCCCGCGCTGCAGCAGTCGCGGCGCCACCAAGGGCGCGCCGAGACCGTCGTCGCGACGCTGCTCCTCGCAGGTCCTCGAGGGCTCGACGAGGGGGAGTGCTTCCGCGCGGTCTACGGCTTCGAGTTCGTGCCCGAGATCCATCGCGGCGCGCTCGACGTTGCCCTGCATCGCGCGCGCGAGTGGCTCGGCGGCATCGCACGGCTCGAGCGACAGGGCAGCCACGTGCGCCTCGACGCGGAGCGCGGCCTCGTGTGTCCCGATCCGCGCGCCGGCCGCTCGCTCGCCGACAAGATCCTCGCTGCGCTCGCCGAGGATCGCGGACGCAGCGCGAAGGAGCTCGCGGAGGCGGTCGGCGCGCCGCTGCGCGCGGCCCAGGCGGCGCTCGCCACGCTCGTCGAGGACGGCGCGTGCGAGGCACGGCGCGCCGGCCGCGTGCTCGAGTACCACCTCGAAGACACGACGTTCAGCGAGCCGACGTACGTTCGCTGA
- a CDS encoding RCC1 domain-containing protein, with amino-acid sequence MRAWLLAGLAALALGCRTVPATQVLVFFHAEDDLAAEAASIRVRVDTDEGNALDRTDALSREGVTHLARVPLVPRDGDASRRFRVEGALLDASGEVLVEVSAVAGYVTHERRELHLWLDRECVGIEPCDDGRTCQLGVCTGECFEPSPVGATARSQPLCGECETCTSGVCAPRRDGSSCGCEGDVCEDGACRAAVRVQNVFAGELHTCATTAPDGLYCWGSDRAGQTSIGEQRAVPTRLAANLWSVGSCGTDFTCVLGVFGERQCWGWNDAGQIGDGTMREEVVGPTETLEPALDLIDSGWNHTCGIGEDGRLYCWGGNRNGEVGEQDIGGGVATPRLLAPDDRFLQIATGGFHDCALRTDGRILCWGLNESGEVGTGDFLDRTAPTEVGCIDGECDGWTSIAAGDFHSCAIRGEGELWCWGGGQNGQLGTGPMLLANVATPVGPIEGGPYALAAGGGSHTCAITSSGALACWGRNDFGQIGVGSTDQINRPASVVVPGRGGFRALGLGRDHTCAIRTDETLWCWGRNTEDQLGLGEVEGDRVTTPRRVCFLPP; translated from the coding sequence ATGCGCGCGTGGCTCCTCGCCGGCCTCGCAGCCCTGGCGCTCGGCTGTCGCACCGTGCCGGCGACGCAGGTGCTCGTCTTCTTCCACGCGGAGGACGATCTCGCCGCGGAGGCGGCGTCGATCCGCGTGCGCGTGGACACCGACGAGGGCAACGCGCTCGATCGGACCGATGCGCTCTCGCGCGAGGGCGTGACGCACCTCGCGCGCGTGCCGCTGGTGCCGCGCGACGGGGATGCAAGCCGTCGCTTCCGCGTCGAGGGCGCGCTGCTCGATGCGAGCGGCGAGGTGTTGGTCGAGGTCTCCGCGGTCGCCGGGTACGTGACCCACGAGCGACGCGAGCTGCACCTCTGGCTCGACCGAGAGTGCGTCGGGATCGAGCCGTGCGACGACGGACGCACGTGTCAGCTCGGCGTGTGCACCGGCGAGTGCTTCGAGCCGAGCCCGGTCGGCGCGACCGCTCGCTCGCAACCGCTCTGCGGCGAGTGCGAGACCTGCACGAGCGGCGTGTGCGCGCCACGTCGCGACGGCTCGTCGTGCGGGTGCGAGGGCGACGTGTGCGAGGACGGCGCGTGCCGGGCCGCGGTGCGCGTGCAGAACGTGTTCGCGGGCGAGCTCCACACGTGCGCGACGACCGCGCCCGATGGGCTCTATTGCTGGGGCAGCGATCGCGCGGGGCAGACGTCGATCGGCGAGCAGCGCGCGGTGCCGACGCGGCTCGCGGCGAACCTGTGGTCCGTGGGATCGTGCGGCACCGACTTCACGTGCGTGCTCGGTGTGTTCGGCGAGCGGCAGTGTTGGGGATGGAACGACGCCGGGCAGATCGGCGACGGGACGATGCGTGAAGAGGTGGTGGGCCCGACCGAGACGCTCGAGCCCGCGCTCGATCTGATCGACTCCGGTTGGAATCACACGTGCGGGATCGGCGAGGACGGTCGGCTCTACTGCTGGGGCGGCAATCGCAACGGCGAGGTCGGCGAGCAGGACATCGGCGGGGGCGTGGCGACCCCGCGCTTGCTCGCGCCCGACGATCGCTTCCTGCAGATCGCGACCGGCGGGTTCCACGACTGCGCGCTGCGCACCGATGGCCGCATCCTGTGCTGGGGCCTCAACGAGTCGGGCGAGGTCGGGACGGGCGATTTCCTCGATCGCACCGCGCCGACCGAGGTCGGCTGCATCGACGGCGAGTGCGACGGCTGGACGTCGATCGCCGCGGGCGACTTCCACAGCTGCGCGATCCGCGGCGAGGGCGAGCTGTGGTGCTGGGGCGGCGGACAGAACGGACAGCTCGGCACCGGGCCGATGCTGCTCGCGAACGTCGCGACGCCCGTCGGTCCGATCGAAGGAGGCCCGTACGCGCTCGCGGCGGGCGGCGGCTCGCACACCTGCGCGATCACGTCGAGCGGTGCGCTCGCGTGCTGGGGTCGCAACGATTTCGGGCAGATCGGTGTCGGGAGCACCGATCAGATCAACCGCCCCGCGTCGGTGGTCGTGCCGGGGCGCGGCGGGTTCCGTGCGCTCGGGCTCGGGCGCGATCACACGTGCGCGATCCGCACCGACGAGACGCTCTGGTGCTGGGGGAGGAACACCGAGGATCAGCTCGGCCTCGGTGAGGTCGAGGGGGATCGCGTGACCACGCCCCGACGCGTGTGCTTCCTGCCGCCGTGA